The Bos javanicus breed banteng chromosome 24, ARS-OSU_banteng_1.0, whole genome shotgun sequence genome segment TGCACCTTTGTGGTGACTGAATTAATTCTGTTtgctgtgatggcctatgactgcTTCGTGGCTATTTGCAACCCTCTGCTCTACACAGTTGTCATGTCCCAGAGACTCTGTGCCATGTTAGTGGTCATGTCATATgcatggggggggggggtggcttgCTCCTTGACTCTCACGTGTTCTGCTGGCAAATTATCTTTTCGCAGAATCAACACAATCAATCACTTCTTCTGTGAGCTTTCTTCCTTGATTTCCCTCTCTTATTCTGATTCTTATCTCAGCCAGCTGCTGCTTTTCCCTGTTGCCACCTTTAATGAGGTGATCACGTTGCTCGTCATTCTCACGTCTTGCATGTTCATTGCTGTCACCACCTTGAAGACGCAGTCAGCTGGTGGTCGTCGCAAAGCCTTCTCCACCCGCGCCTCCCACCTGACCGCCATCTGCATCTTCCCCGGCGCCATCCTCTTCCTCTACTCTGTGCCCAACTCCACACCCTCCAGGCACACAGTCAAAGTGGCGTCTGTGTTTTACACGGCAGTCATCCCCACGTTGAATCCCCTGATCTACAGTCTGAGAAATAAGGATGTCAAGGACACAGTCCGCAaactaatgaaaacaaaattgttttCACATTGAAGGCATGGAACTGCTAAATATTTACTTTGGTTATTAAAGAACACTTTTCTGATTTTGAATGGGTTCTGTGTcaaaaattcacttaaaaatcactttagatttgaaaaacaaaaaccgcaaaagaaaaaatatgagttTTAGATCAGGAGACTATACCTGGTTCTGactaagtaagtcagagaagatgGATTGACCTGACTCAGTCATTATCTACAAAACCAGTTTAATATGATTTTGTTCATAAAGTGGTATATAGAACAAGAGAATATAGATAATATATCAAACATATTGTATATGTGCAGTAAACTCTAGATCTGTTATTCCTTTTTTCCTGATGACTAACAAGTAGTCTTAAATAAATGACCAATTTTGTACTTTAAATTTGGTGAATAGATGACAGGGAAAGATATAGTTTTACTTTCAGGAACCTCCCAAGCCAATGGTGTTAGCTAATATCATAATACAGTTGGTGGGAAGAGACTGTACAAAATCatttgtggctatcatgcatcttTTACTTGGCCTTGAAGGATagacagatttttaaagagaaacaaaagagttttacttggaagtgagagttggactgtgaagaaagctgagcgccaaagaattgatgcttttgaactgtggtgttggagaagactcttgagagtcccttggactgcaaggagatctgaccagtccattctgaagatcagccctgggatttctttggaaggaattatgctgaagctgaaactccaatactttgcccacctcatgtgaagagttgactcattggaaaagaccctgatgctgggagggtttgggagcaggaggaaaaggagacgacagaggatgagatggctggatggcatcaccgactcaacggacatgaatttgagtaaactccgggagttggtgatggacagggaggcctggcatgctgggattcatggggtcacaaagagttggacacgactgagcgactgaactaaactgaactgaaagaacataATAGTCAAGAGTCAATGATTCAAACGTATTTTAAGCTATTATTTTATGTCATATGCCTACAGGGTATCTTGGTAGGTGcttgaagaaatgaaattttgCATACTTTGTAGCTACAATTCTAACTTATTTTGGAAGAAAGTTTCAGTATAGAGAATGAAAGAATTTACAAGAGGCTTAAGAAAATTAGCTTGCTTCTTGAAATACtgagaacaaaaacaaagacacttTATGCATGTTGTATGTTTTGTATTGCCTGTCTATCACTTAGCaatcattatacatatattattactTCACATGGCAGTTTGATCAAGCCTGTATCTTAGTTCACCTTAACAGGACTCACTAGAAAGTCTCCATAAAACAATTGAGTAGATTTGCTGTAAAAACTGGGAGCTAAGAGCTTTCCTGGGACTTGAACATTGCTTTAAAATagctctaatttttttaatttaaatttatttattttaattgcaggctaattactttacaatattgtattggttttgccatacatcaacatgaatccgccatgggtgcatatgtgttccccatcctgaacccccctcccacatccctccctgtaccatctctctgggccatcccagtgcaccagccccaagcatcctgtatcctgcattgaacctggactggcaattcgtttcttatatgatattatacatgtttcaatgccattctcccaaatcatcccaccctctccctctcccacagagtccaaaagactgttcaatacatctgtgtctcttgctgtctcgcatacagggttatcattaccatctttctaaattccatatatatgtgttagtatactgcattggtgtttttctttctggtttacttcactctgtataataggctccagtttcatccacctcattagaactgactaaaatgcattccttttaatggccaagtaatactccattgtgtatatgtaccactgatttcttatccattcatctgctgatggacatataggttgcttccatgtcctggctattataagcagtgctgggatgaacactggggtacacatatctctttccattctggtttccttggtgtgtatgcccagcagtgggattgctgggtcataaggcagttctatttccagttttttaaggaatctccacactgttctccatagtggctgtactagtttgcattcccaccaacagtgtaagagggttcccttttctccacaccctctccagaatgtattgcttgtagacttttggatcgcagccattctgactggtgtgaaatggtaccttattgtggttttgatttgcatttctctgataatgagtgatgttgagcatcttttcatgtgtttgttagccatctgtatgtcttctttggagaaatgtctgtttagttctttggcccattttttgattgggtcatttatttttctggaattgagctgcaggagttgcttgtatatttttgagaatagttgcttgtcagttgcttcatttgctattattttctcccattctgaaggctgtcttttcaccttgcttatagtttcctttgttgtgcagaagcttttaatttttttaactataatctaaacatgctgctgctgctgctgctaagtcgcttcagtcgtgtccaactctgtgcgaccccagagacggcagcccaccaggctccccgtccctgggattctccaggcaagaacactggagtggtttgccatttccttctccaatgcgtgaaagtgaaagtgaaaatgaagttgctcagttgtgtccgacttctagcaaccccatggactgtagcccaccaggctcctccatccatggtatttgccaggcaagagtactggagtgggttgccattgccttctccgtaatctAAACATAGAAATAATCTAATCTACATGGTTGTGTATATCAGAGAGGATTACATTTTCCTCTAAGCAATgtggcttatataccctaagctacacatagaggataataggggatgcaaagtcagcagtttttgatccttatcaaaaaccagggtttctttcctgcaaatttatcgtatacaaatggtttaggtgatttacatcatcttctggccagaaggcctattaacattttatgactcttgacaaggacttatcaacaaagacttattttctctatgagtaattattttaaggtttggcgccatcttccaaagataaaattgcattcctatagggcggatgtgtaatgggtttacaacaaaggaaagaatttattaccttaaagggtctaaagttactaacaccaaggccactacttattttttctacataccaactatattaattaatacacattcaaggatacaattcaggggatgtgaaaacttggcaacaagcattggctcatcaatgaaatcctttactagtcttattctgacagtttctaactctctgagaggctctaagctatttgagtatcttaagcttcccttgcctctcgaggctgggagactgtaaacaatcgtatacatagctgtaggagtccgggtaaacttgtcaggcgagttagagagccatctgaggggtttggatttaaacactcctaattgcccaggaactttattaattggagctgtaagttaactctttgacagagagagcgagatggtggtgggggacagcccccagtaaagtcagaggtgagagcacaaagcaataaagtaggcagactctggttttagggggtagatgctcgagaatatctggggggactcctgaggctcgatcccacctttgcgtatgccgagcctccttcctcatgacctttgtcacaagTGGAATGTTTCTCACCGACTCCCGGCAATGTGCCTCTAGAATGAGTGACTTAAACTGCTTTCTAAAGAAATCTCAATTATGATTATGTATTGAGTTAAACATACAATGGCAGAAAGCATCTCATGCATGATTATATTGATATAAAACAAAGTAGAAAGTAGACTTTAGAACaagaaatattaagaataaagagGGCATAAAATGATGAAGCTATGGGTTTATCATGGattagaggagaaggcaatggcaccccactccagtactcttgcctggaaaatcccatggacggaggaggctggtgggctgcagtccatggggtcgctcagagttggacacgactgagcgacttcacttgcccttttccctttcatgcattggagaaggaaatgccaacccactccagtgttcttgcctggagaatcccagggacgggtgagcctggtgggctgccgtctatggggtcacacagagttggacacgactgaagcgacttagcagcagcttcttATTATTAGTCTAAAACTTAAGGAAGGAAAATTTCCaagttgatttttctgttttaactcTGAAGTAGGCAAATCACTCAATTTTTGTTGCTACTGTTGCtacaatttgtttttgttttgttttgctttgatttgTTGTTTGGTCAGGCTATAAAAAAGAGTATGACTTCAGGAAAGTGGTATGTTTTCAATTTAAAGAATTGGAGAGTTTTCCATTTTAAGGAAATTAGTTCAAGGTATGGAGaatatgcacttcccaggtggcactagtggtaaagaacccacctgccagtgccagagaagtgaaagacttgggttcaatcgcAGGAtctggaagataccctagaggagggcaaagcacccctctccagtattcttgcctggagagtcccatgggcagaggagcctgacaggccacagtccattgggtctcaaagagttggacacgactgagtgacttggcatgcatgcatggagAATATACCAGGTATACTGGATACCAAGATTTCCAGTACTTGACTCAGTCTCATTACTGTATATATGAAAGCATGTATAATTCTCCTGCTGCTAGGAAGGAGGGCAGAGAATAAAATTGCTCgattttcatttggttttttccTCAGGAAAATGTCCGAATGGTAGATCCTACTCATATAGAAACTGCACTGTAGTCCTTGAGAGACGTTGGGGAAGTCCTTACTTGCCTTTCTTAATATGGATAAAGGAATTATCTTTTTAGGGTTGTAGCCAAATGAGAGTGATAACATACGATATCTCTGTGCATTCATACCTCTACATATACATCTTCACTTACATCTGCATATATACACTACATGTGCAAtttgatatctttattttttaaattaaccatatttttgaaaatgcaaaaccataattttaaataacatgATAATTTTCTACCCAAGATATGATGCcccatagtttttttttaaaaagttctattcTTTTACTGTTAACTTTCCCTATAGTTAGAATTCTAAACAATGTTACATTGTAGCTTTGGAGAtaattttttctcaattttatcaaaatgtaattaaattatttattctaataaCTAACAAAGAataagtccacctgcaatgtgggagacctgagttcaattcctgggttgggatgatcggctacccactcctatattctcacctggagaattccatgtaaagaggagcctggcaggctacagcccatggggtcacaaagagttggacatgatgaggAGACCCACTTTCactgtcaagaaaaaaaatatctcattaaaaaatcatatagCTTTTATAGTTTTCAAGACTAAGACTTGGGAAATATGTTACCAGTGGCTTTCCAGAAAAATGTATATCAGAGTTACATCTTTCTCAGTCCTTATTGACACTGACCACTACTATTGTAATTAACTAAATCcctttgttaatttgataggTAAAAATGATGATGATCTTCAGCATATATCGAAATTCTCTTTTGTATATTCTGCACAATTCCAAATGTAACTGTCCTTATGAGCCACTAATTTCAAAAAGATGGGTCATACTCCCCAACAAGGGAATGGTACAAATCTTCACCTACTGCACATTTATATGACTGATGACAGAATAAAACATTAGCTTGGATTATATAAGATCATAAAAGCTGTTACCCTACTTTGGCAGACTTACGACATTTCCCAAAGAAAGAGTCAATCTCCACAGGCTCTAAGTTAGATCACTGATTATGTTTCAAGGCCCAACAAAATATCTAATTGAATTCATCAGctcaatttattttgaaaattaaagtttGGAATTACATTGATTTCTGCTCATACTTGAATTTTAATCTTTTAGTCAGTGGGATCCACTGGGACATtgaatattttgaattatttgatgATTACGTTTTAAAGAGTgttcagtaaaaacaaaaagcgaaaaaaaaaaaagtgtgacagTGTTTGATGCCTATAATTTTCTGAAGTTAATATAAACATGTTTTctcccttattcttttttttttcaagaagaaacacaaaatttGTCATTTGGTTTCCCCGACCTGACATATGGTAGAAAGCACTCCTGTGGGAGAGTCCATTGTCACTGAATCATCAGAAGCTCCTGAACTCAgagtctttctcttcctgctcttcctCCTCAAAGATGCTGTCACAGCTTTGGCCTGAGCATCACTGCACCAATTTAAGGCTATACCAGTTTATTCCACCTTCCTAATATAGCCTGTTAATTGTTTGATAAATTGCTTTGAGCAggttaaataaaattagatagtaaatatataatacaattttacatataataacaTACCATTTTGTGAGCcacaatataataatatatttcccTGAGACATTCTTAACGTGTAGAAAAACATATGACATCACTTAATTTTGTGTTTAAACAATTTCTCAGTAGAACTGTAATTACACAGGCAAATATTCCCACTGGGAATGGGGTATCAGTGTGTGTTCCTGGGATCTGATGTGAAATCAGAAAACTAGTCTCAAAAGCCTCAGAGAAATATAAAAGGTCTTGAATTGTCCTAGGGAACAGCAGTCTTCCTGAGGGAAGCACAAATTTCTTCTATGAACACAGAAGGCCATTCAAATcacattataaaaaaatattgcaGTAGGtcaatttttctctttaagtATCAAAATCGACTTTTCCTGTGAAAAATGAACCACTGCTGACACAGTATAGAGAGAAGGTGAATGAAAAAGATAGTGATCTGGTAAGTATTCTTCTTACCTTAATCCCAGGGTATTAGAACTTGATGGGATTTTAAGTTCTTTTAAGTTCATAGTCACTTATTCTACATATAGAAACTGATATTTTGAGAATAAATATTCCCAGAGTAAGACAAGTTTTAAATGATTAAGATATGTCTAACAAAAACAATAGCCGCAAAAAAGCCCAAACATTTGACACATGATATTAAAACAATTCTCACTATATTGGACTCTGATTAAGAATCTAAATGTTAACACTGTTCTAATcacctattatttctttttaaagtatgtacATATCCATTAAGGCTGACTCAATCAATATTATATTATCCATCTTCTCTTAGTAttgcattaatattaatattgcaTTGATGCCATTAATTATCAACACCAAAGTAACAgtactagaagaagcacaagctggaatcaagattgctgagagaaatatcaatagcctcagatatgcagatgacaccacccttatggcagaaagtgaagaggaactcaaaagcctcttgatgaaagtgaaagtggagagtgaaaaagttggcttaaagctcaacattcagaaaacgaagatcatggcatctggtcccatcacctcatggcaaatagatggggaaacagtggaaacagtgtcagactttatttttctgggctccaaaatcactgcagatggtgactgcagccatgaaattaaaagatgcttacttcttggaaggaaagttatgaccaacctagatagcatactcaaaagcagagacattactttgccaacaaaggtccatctagtcaagactatggtttttccagtggtcatgtatggatgtgagagttggactgtgaagaaagctgagccctgaagaattgatgcttttgaactgtggtgttagagaagactcttgagagtcccttgcactgcaaggagatccaaccagtccattctagaggagatcagccctgggatttcttgggaaggaatgatgctaaagctgaaactccagtactttggccacctcatgcaaagagttgactcattgggaaagagtctgatgctgggagggattgagggcaggaggagaaggggacgacagaggatgagatggctggatggcatcactgactcgatggacatgagtctgagtgaactccgggagttggtgatggacagggaggcctggcgtgctgtgattcatggggtcgcaaagagtcggacgcaactgagctactgaactgaactgaattgaacagtactggggtggggttagaagaatgtttttaagggagtagaaaaaaattaagtatcgACTGGTATCAATAAAGAGAAATTCCTGCAGGAATAGATGATTTTgctaaactcttccaaaaatccTGTTTTCATGCTCACCTGCCAAGGACATAGAAAGTTAGTAGTTGGCTCCTAAATGgagtctgttttttgtttcctgtATTCTGTTTCCTGTATTCTTTCCATTTGTTCTATttagcttttatatttcttttttgaaacttgAAATTTTCTTCCAGACTTGGTGTgtaataaatttgaaatattattaCATTTAATGTTCTCTATATAAATTGTTCTCTTCAGGTCCTGTACATCTATGACTAGAAATACAAGGTTTGGTAGAAAAACAACCTCAGCAAAGAAGTATTTGTTT includes the following:
- the LOC133237866 gene encoding olfactory receptor 5D16-like is translated as MIYVSVTLLIYYFQDRCSDPSIRKHVLTKRNITVGATFALLGFSDSPELQAPLFLVFLAIYNFSIAENIGMIIIIKVNPKLHTPMYFFLSHLSFGDFCYSSIIAPKTLVNLLAEDRTISFGGCMVQFFLVCTFVVTELILFAVMAYDCFVAICNPLLYTVVMSQRLCAMLVVMSYAWGGGVACSLTLTCSAGKLSFRRINTINHFFCELSSLISLSYSDSYLSQLLLFPVATFNEVITLLVILTSCMFIAVTTLKTQSAGGRRKAFSTRASHLTAICIFPGAILFLYSVPNSTPSRHTVKVASVFYTAVIPTLNPLIYSLRNKDVKDTVRKLMKTKLFSH